The following are from one region of the Rosistilla carotiformis genome:
- a CDS encoding HlyD family efflux transporter periplasmic adaptor subunit: MNGLIDPSNVPASSAKRPRLVLREDLIHRRLQMGDRTLWVTKDPIAGDFFYFSEREFTVLSALDGRSPDAIAADYRRHHGNDVLSPDHLVAFLAQTQRSGLLQRSGASTETAELSAARSRGGFRKGLLSPLAIRLPGVNPDPLLDWIEPKTRWIFAPLTLGLAVMWMLWAAVLVGLRADTFLLELQQSQAWASAGMMGVVILVIAITKIVHELAHAVTCRRYGGSCTEIGLMFLVMIPCLYCDVSNAWLQPLRSKRIAISAAGILAELWIAATAAVLWAITVDGPLHWACLSIIVVCSVSTLLFNGNPLMRYDGYFILSDLLRIPNLAGESSAALLRRIKHLLTGLSPAIRNDQTRRSEGLLIAYAVASLCYRVMVIGVILFAIHKVAIAHDLRILAWLVTAPMLFGLLRGGCRQIGSLRLSNIERRRMRGGRVAIGNLVLWGGAIAGLLFPWPQRISLPFIAKAVDQQDIFVVQPGILLSVVGEGTPVDAGDVIARLRNRDLDLELESLAAQAAELVQRLDRVMSLRSEDPQFAAQIPPLRDLVAATQKKIALRKRERDALQIMAPKSGLVFAAASRSIAMDESTDAHLWSGTLLQPHNRGCFLPRGTPLCSIGSPNGRSVALFASHREIGFVRPGQSVTLHVPGASGGKVQGEVIQVDAQPVAHLPRELVVNQRVAVEPSVAGGDKPLEPTYQILVALSDNSCLLPLRVTGVAQVHVGAQSLLERLARFLADSIRFELNP; encoded by the coding sequence GTGAACGGGTTGATCGATCCGAGCAACGTTCCTGCATCGTCCGCGAAGCGGCCCCGGTTGGTGCTGCGCGAGGATCTGATTCATCGTCGTTTGCAGATGGGAGATCGGACGTTGTGGGTGACCAAGGATCCGATCGCTGGTGATTTTTTCTATTTCAGTGAGCGCGAGTTCACGGTGCTGTCGGCGTTGGATGGGCGGTCTCCCGACGCGATCGCTGCGGACTATCGCCGGCATCACGGCAATGACGTTTTGTCCCCCGATCATTTGGTTGCGTTTTTGGCTCAAACGCAACGCAGTGGTTTGCTGCAGCGTTCAGGAGCGTCGACGGAAACCGCTGAACTTTCCGCGGCGCGCTCGCGCGGTGGGTTTCGCAAGGGGCTGCTGTCGCCGTTGGCAATCCGTTTGCCGGGCGTTAATCCCGATCCGCTGCTGGATTGGATCGAACCGAAGACCCGTTGGATCTTTGCGCCGCTGACGCTGGGGTTGGCCGTGATGTGGATGCTTTGGGCAGCCGTGCTCGTTGGGCTGCGAGCCGATACCTTTTTGTTGGAACTTCAGCAATCGCAGGCCTGGGCTTCGGCTGGCATGATGGGCGTGGTGATCCTCGTGATCGCAATCACCAAGATCGTGCATGAATTGGCCCATGCGGTAACCTGCCGTCGCTATGGCGGTTCGTGTACTGAGATCGGGCTGATGTTTTTGGTCATGATCCCGTGCCTGTATTGCGACGTTTCCAATGCCTGGCTGCAGCCGCTGCGCAGCAAACGGATTGCAATTTCTGCCGCAGGGATTTTGGCCGAACTTTGGATCGCTGCGACTGCCGCGGTGCTGTGGGCGATCACGGTCGATGGACCACTGCACTGGGCCTGTTTGTCGATCATCGTTGTCTGTAGCGTCAGCACGTTGTTGTTTAACGGCAACCCTTTGATGCGCTACGATGGCTACTTCATCCTTTCGGATCTGTTGCGAATTCCCAACTTGGCGGGTGAGAGTTCGGCGGCGTTGCTGCGACGCATCAAGCATCTGCTGACCGGATTGTCTCCTGCAATACGCAACGATCAAACCCGGCGATCCGAAGGTCTGTTGATCGCATACGCCGTAGCGAGCCTCTGTTATCGGGTGATGGTGATCGGCGTGATTCTCTTTGCAATTCATAAAGTGGCCATCGCGCATGATCTGCGAATCCTCGCTTGGTTGGTGACCGCACCGATGTTGTTTGGCTTGCTCCGTGGCGGCTGTCGCCAGATCGGTTCACTGCGTCTATCGAATATCGAACGCCGGAGAATGCGAGGCGGTCGCGTTGCGATAGGCAATCTAGTGCTGTGGGGGGGGGCGATCGCCGGGCTGTTATTTCCCTGGCCCCAGCGGATCAGTCTGCCGTTCATTGCCAAGGCGGTCGACCAGCAGGATATCTTTGTCGTGCAACCTGGAATTTTGTTGTCGGTCGTCGGTGAAGGCACGCCGGTCGACGCCGGCGATGTGATCGCGCGTTTGCGGAATCGCGATCTGGATCTGGAATTGGAATCCCTGGCAGCTCAAGCGGCGGAACTCGTGCAACGACTGGATCGGGTGATGTCGTTGCGCAGCGAGGATCCTCAGTTCGCCGCCCAGATCCCTCCGCTGCGCGACCTGGTCGCGGCGACACAAAAGAAAATCGCCCTGCGGAAACGCGAACGCGATGCGTTGCAGATCATGGCTCCCAAAAGCGGGCTGGTGTTTGCCGCCGCATCGCGAAGCATTGCAATGGACGAATCGACCGACGCGCATCTCTGGTCGGGAACGTTATTGCAACCGCACAATCGGGGCTGCTTCTTGCCTCGCGGAACTCCGCTGTGTTCGATCGGTTCGCCCAACGGACGCAGCGTCGCCCTGTTTGCCTCGCACCGCGAGATCGGTTTTGTCCGTCCTGGGCAATCCGTCACGCTACATGTTCCCGGAGCTTCGGGAGGGAAAGTGCAAGGAGAAGTCATCCAGGTCGATGCGCAACCCGTGGCCCATTTGCCTCGGGAATTGGTTGTCAATCAACGCGTTGCTGTGGAACCAAGCGTCGCTGGTGGTGATAAGCCGCTCGAACCGACCTATCAGATTCTCGTCGCGTTGTCTGACAACTCCTGCCTGCTTCCGCTGCGTGTGACCGGCGTCGCCCAGGTTCATGTGGGCGCTCAATCTTTGCTTGAGCGGCTGGCACGATTTCTTGCCGATTCGATACGGTTCGAACTGAATCCTTGA
- a CDS encoding ABC transporter ATP-binding protein, which translates to MGSFVELSGVGKTYQEPHGRTVIVENFDLNIAKGECVSLLGHEGCGKSTILTMVAGLTAITDGGILVDGHGVEGPGADRRVLFSSPGLLPWMTVFDNVMLSVHQSHRDASGAQCEAIVDDYVRQLGLSEVRSQKAMSLTLAAQQRVGLARALALNPKMLLLDEPFELLDPSSRMDLQTVLLDLHARHSLTTLMITRDIEEALLLSDRVVLMTDGPKATVGKIFDVPFERPRVRADVLSHPRYGDLQQQITAFLDEESRTHAA; encoded by the coding sequence ATGGGTAGCTTCGTTGAGCTCTCCGGGGTTGGCAAGACATATCAAGAGCCGCATGGCCGGACAGTGATTGTCGAGAATTTTGATCTCAACATTGCCAAAGGTGAGTGTGTTTCTTTGTTGGGACACGAAGGTTGCGGCAAGAGTACAATCCTGACGATGGTGGCTGGATTAACCGCGATCACCGATGGCGGTATTCTTGTCGATGGCCATGGGGTGGAGGGGCCGGGAGCCGACCGGCGTGTCCTGTTTTCGTCCCCGGGCCTGCTGCCTTGGATGACGGTGTTCGACAACGTGATGCTTTCGGTTCACCAATCGCATCGCGACGCCAGTGGCGCGCAGTGCGAAGCGATCGTTGACGATTATGTTCGCCAGTTGGGATTGTCCGAGGTTCGTTCTCAGAAGGCGATGTCGCTGACACTCGCGGCGCAACAACGCGTCGGGCTTGCACGTGCGTTGGCACTGAATCCAAAGATGCTGTTGTTGGACGAACCTTTCGAATTGCTGGATCCTTCCTCGCGGATGGATCTTCAGACAGTGCTGTTGGATCTGCACGCCAGGCATTCGTTGACGACGTTAATGATCACTCGAGACATTGAAGAAGCGCTGCTTTTAAGCGACCGCGTGGTGCTGATGACCGATGGTCCGAAAGCAACGGTCGGCAAGATATTTGACGTTCCGTTTGAACGGCCTCGTGTTCGGGCCGATGTGTTAAGTCATCCTCGCTATGGCGATTTGCAACAGCAAATCACCGCGTTCCTGGACGAAGAATCGCGAACGCATGCGGCGTGA
- the folP gene encoding dihydropteroate synthase produces MSPIWKLPERSIALDHGPVVMGILNVTPDSFSDGGRLADCTAAVDAALAMEDAGAGIIDIGGESTRPYAPAVDADEELQRVVPVIQRLRGRLACPISIDTSKAVVAQAAIDAGAEIINDVTGLQGDPQMFDVAARNKVAICAMHMQGSPQTMQDNPHYDDVVREIYQYLEARKQQCLAHGIDSQRICLDPGIGFGKTHQHNIALLQGAAEFLKLGVPILIGHSRKGFIGKLTGDDLTLRDAGTVGVSLAMAAAGMHILRVHNVAMTVAALKLFQQSRPPHAIEGAR; encoded by the coding sequence ATGTCGCCGATCTGGAAACTGCCCGAACGTTCCATAGCACTGGACCATGGCCCTGTCGTGATGGGCATTCTGAACGTTACGCCCGACAGTTTCTCGGACGGCGGACGGCTAGCCGATTGCACCGCGGCGGTCGACGCGGCTTTGGCAATGGAAGACGCTGGCGCGGGGATCATCGATATCGGCGGCGAAAGCACGCGTCCCTATGCTCCCGCCGTCGATGCCGATGAGGAACTTCAACGCGTGGTGCCAGTGATCCAACGACTGCGTGGCCGACTGGCATGCCCAATCTCGATCGACACTTCCAAGGCAGTGGTTGCCCAAGCCGCCATCGATGCGGGAGCTGAGATCATCAACGACGTCACAGGGCTCCAGGGAGATCCGCAGATGTTCGACGTTGCCGCTCGCAACAAGGTGGCGATCTGCGCGATGCACATGCAAGGAAGTCCGCAAACGATGCAGGACAATCCTCACTACGACGACGTCGTTCGCGAGATCTACCAATACCTAGAAGCCCGCAAACAGCAGTGCCTGGCTCATGGAATCGATTCCCAACGGATCTGTCTTGATCCGGGCATCGGATTTGGAAAAACGCACCAACACAATATCGCCCTGCTGCAAGGGGCGGCAGAGTTCTTGAAATTGGGCGTGCCAATTTTGATCGGGCACTCGCGGAAAGGGTTTATCGGGAAACTAACCGGCGACGATCTGACGCTTCGCGACGCCGGAACCGTGGGAGTTTCACTGGCCATGGCCGCTGCGGGAATGCACATCCTGCGAGTTCACAACGTCGCGATGACCGTCGCTGCGTTGAAGCTGTTTCAGCAGTCCCGGCCACCACACGCGATCGAGGGTGCACGGTAG